TATCCCGAAACCGAGGATCTATTTAATCGAAGACGATTCCCCGAATGCCTTTGCTACGGGCAGGAATCCGGAACATGCGGTCATCGCAGTCACCTCCGGTATTATGCGCATCCTTTCCCGCCAGGAACTGAAGGGGGTCCTGGCCCATGAACTGGCCCATGTCAAAAACCGGGATATCCTGGTCGGGTCCATTGCCGCTACCATGGCCGGAGCCATCATGATCCTGGCCAACATGGCCCGCTGGGCAACCATCTTCGGCGGGAGCCGGGATTCGGAAGAAGGGGAAGGCGGGGGAGGGATCATCGGCCTTCTGGTTATGACCATTGTGGCGCCTATCGCCGCCATGCTGATTCAAATGGCCATCTCCCGTTCCCGGGAATATCTGGCCGATGCCTCGGGTGCCCAGTATTCAGGAAATCCCCTGGGCCTGGCCGGTGCCCTGGAAAAACTCCAGATCGCTTCCCAGCGGCTGCCCATGGAATCGCCCAATCCGGCTACGGCCCACATGTTTATCGTTAATCCTTTGTCAGGACGAAGTCTGCTCAATCTGTTCAGCACCCACCCGCCTATTGAAGAACGGATTGCCCGGTTGCGGTCGATGAGGTATTAGCAATGATTGATGCCCAATGGATTACCGTGGCCAAGCGCCGATTGGATGAACTTCGAAGTGGCCAGGTAAACTCTGTTCCTGGTGAAGAGGTTTTTGCTCGAGTTCGAAAACGGTTCTTTAAATGAATTTTGATTTTCACTCAGAACATTGTTTCATTTCCTACTGCCTGGCCTGAGATTGAAGGCAACCTTCGACGTTGCCTGACCCAGCGGTTCTCTTACGGAATTCTCTACAGCATAGAGCCCGACAGAATATTCATTTTGTCAGTGATGCATTTGCATCGAGATCCGTCTTATTGGAAACATCGGAGTTAAGAAGAAAGGATCTTGTTTTTTACTCGTGAAGCCTTAGCAAATCAGTTGACTTTTTTTCTCCTGTAGCATAAAAAACCCCTATAAACTCAAATAGGTAAAAAGGAGCAGCGTATGTCTTGTGTCGTGGTGGTAGGAACCCAATGGGGTGATGAGGGAAAGGGTAAGGTGGTGGATCTCCTTACCCAATATGCTGATATAGTCGTCCGCTTTCAAGGGGGGAATAATGCCGGACACACCCTGGTGGTGGGTCAGGATAAATTCATTCTTCATTTGATCCCTTCAGGGATTCTTCATTCGGAAAAACAATGTCTGATCGGCAATGGGGTGGTGGTGGACCTGGAGGTCATGCAAAAAGAGGTCCGTACCCTCCGGGACCGGGGGATTGCAATCGGTCCGGAAAATTTAGGGTTGAGTGAGAAGGCCCATTTGATTATGCCTTATCATAAACATTTGGATATGGCCCGGGAGGCCCAAAAAGGCCAGGCTTCCATCGGCACGACCGGGAGGGGCATCGGGCCCTGTTATGAAGACAAGGTGGCCCGGGTAGGAATCCGGGTTATTGACCTGCTGGATCCGGAGGTCTTTGCCGAAAAAGTAACCACCAATCTCAGGGAAAAGAATTTTATTTTTGAACAATTTCTCAAAGTCTCCCCCATGGATCCACAGGAGATCATCAAAACCTACTGGCCTCTGGCCGAATTTATCCGGCCCTATGTAACCGATGTTTCAATCCGGATCGATCAGGCCCTGGCCCAGGGGAGAAGTATTTTGTTTGAAGGCGCCCAGGGGACTCACCTGGATATAGATCATGGGACCTATCCCTATGTGACTTCATCCAACCCGGTGGCCGGCAGTGTCTGTGCCGGGGCGGGTGTGGGACCCAACAGGATTCAATCGGTCCTGGGGATCGTTAAGGCCTATACGACCCGGGTGGGCGGAGGCCCCTTCCCCTCGGAATTAACCGATGAGATCGGTTTGAGTCTTCGGGAGAAGGGTGGAGAATACGGGTCGACCACCGGCCGGCCCAGACGATGCGGCTGGCTGGATGCCGTTGTTTTAAGGGATTCAGCCCGGCTGAACGGTCTGACCCACCTGGCCATCACCAAATTGGATGTTTTAACCGGCCAGAAAACCGTCAAGATATGTACCGGTTACTCCTGGAACGACCAGACTTTGACCAGCCTTCCGGCCCAGTTAAAGGTACTCCAGGCTTGCCGTCCCATTTATGAGGAATGGGAGGGCTGGTCCGAACCTATCGAAGGGATCCGGAAAGGGGAAAACCTGCCGGCCGCCACCCGGAATTATCTGAATCGGATCGAAGAATTAGTTAAGGTTCCCATCGGGATTATATCCGTTGGACCGGATCGTGAGGAAACCTTGTTCCTCGACAACCCCTTCACCGAATGATCCAAAAGCTGGATGTCCTGATTTTGAAGGAATAAAGCCTTAACGAGAGCTAAAAGGATCCAATCCCGGCCGGGTCTGCGACATAAATCCCGGGGTCTGCGACTAAATCCGGGGTTCTCTTGACTTTAGGGGAAAAAGTAAGTATATTGTAAAGTTAAGAATTTTTTTCCTCAAGCCCTGGGAAAGGGCGAGAGTGGCGGAATTGGTAGACGCACTGGACTTAGGATCCAGCCCTGGAAACAGGGTGGGGGTTCAAATCCCCCCTCTCGCACCAACAAATAAACTGGTAAGGAATAAATGACTATGAAGGTACAGGTAGAAGAAATCTCTCCGATCAAAAAAAAGTTGACCGTGGAAGTGGAAGCGGACCAGACCAAAATGGAATGGGAATCCGTTGCAAAAACCTTTAACAAAAAAGCCAAACTGAAAGGTTTTCGGCCAGGGAAGATTCCGGTTACGGTCCTGGCCAAGTTTTATGGTCCCCAGATTGAGGAAGAAACCGTCTCCAGGATAATTAATCGTACCTATCCGGAAGCCCTGAAAGAAACAGGGGTCATGCCGGTGGACCTGCCGAAATTGGATTATCCGGCCGTGGATAAAGAAGCCCCTTTTATTTATCTGGCCACTATCGAAATAAAACCTGAAATTCCCATTTCCGAGTACAGGGGATTGGAATTGAAAAAAACGCTGGTTCTTATTACGGATGAAGACGTTGAAAAAAGACTCGAGGCCATCCGGATGAGCCACGGTGAGCTGGTTGCCCTCCAGGAAGAGCGCCCTCTAAAAAAAGGAGATTTTGCGGTTATCGATTATCAATCCTTTCTGGATGGGAATGAAATGCCGGGTGGTTCGGCCCAAAACTATGACCTGGAAGTGGGGGCTGATTACTTTAATCCGGAGTTTGAAAAAGAGTTGGTGGGGATGCAGAAAGGGGACACCAAAGAATTCGATATCGATTTTCCGGAAGACTTTGGAAATACGGCCCTGGCCGGGAAAACCGTCCATTATAAAGTCCTCTTGCAGGCAATCAAGGAGAGGCATCTGCCCGAGATGGACGATGCATTCGTCCACAATTTAGGGAACGAGTTATCTTCCCTGGAAGACTTACGAAAGAAGATCCGGGAAGACCTGGAGAAGGAAGAAAATCGCAAAGGTGATTTGAAATTAAAAGAAGATCTGGTCGATAGTCTTCTGTCCAAAACCGACTTCGAGGTCCCTGAGGCCTTGGTCAATCGGGAAATCCAGCAGATGATGATGCGCATAGAGCAAGATTTGAGCCGTCAGGGGCTTTCCTGGGAAAAGGCCGGCCTGGAGCCCGCCCGCCTTATGGAAAGGTTTCGCCCCCCGGCCCAGAAAATGGCCCGGAAAAAATTGATCCTGGAAAAAA
This sequence is a window from Deltaproteobacteria bacterium. Protein-coding genes within it:
- the htpX gene encoding zinc metalloprotease HtpX, translated to MFLNTMKTTLLLGLMTALIILIGGAVGGQHGMVLAFFLAGIMNLGSYWFSDKIVLAMYRAQEIAPGNHPEIHQIVMELAQHAGIPKPRIYLIEDDSPNAFATGRNPEHAVIAVTSGIMRILSRQELKGVLAHELAHVKNRDILVGSIAATMAGAIMILANMARWATIFGGSRDSEEGEGGGGIIGLLVMTIVAPIAAMLIQMAISRSREYLADASGAQYSGNPLGLAGALEKLQIASQRLPMESPNPATAHMFIVNPLSGRSLLNLFSTHPPIEERIARLRSMRY
- a CDS encoding addiction module protein encodes the protein MIDAQWITVAKRRLDELRSGQVNSVPGEEVFARVRKRFFK
- a CDS encoding adenylosuccinate synthase, translated to MSCVVVVGTQWGDEGKGKVVDLLTQYADIVVRFQGGNNAGHTLVVGQDKFILHLIPSGILHSEKQCLIGNGVVVDLEVMQKEVRTLRDRGIAIGPENLGLSEKAHLIMPYHKHLDMAREAQKGQASIGTTGRGIGPCYEDKVARVGIRVIDLLDPEVFAEKVTTNLREKNFIFEQFLKVSPMDPQEIIKTYWPLAEFIRPYVTDVSIRIDQALAQGRSILFEGAQGTHLDIDHGTYPYVTSSNPVAGSVCAGAGVGPNRIQSVLGIVKAYTTRVGGGPFPSELTDEIGLSLREKGGEYGSTTGRPRRCGWLDAVVLRDSARLNGLTHLAITKLDVLTGQKTVKICTGYSWNDQTLTSLPAQLKVLQACRPIYEEWEGWSEPIEGIRKGENLPAATRNYLNRIEELVKVPIGIISVGPDREETLFLDNPFTE
- the tig gene encoding trigger factor, which encodes MKVQVEEISPIKKKLTVEVEADQTKMEWESVAKTFNKKAKLKGFRPGKIPVTVLAKFYGPQIEEETVSRIINRTYPEALKETGVMPVDLPKLDYPAVDKEAPFIYLATIEIKPEIPISEYRGLELKKTLVLITDEDVEKRLEAIRMSHGELVALQEERPLKKGDFAVIDYQSFLDGNEMPGGSAQNYDLEVGADYFNPEFEKELVGMQKGDTKEFDIDFPEDFGNTALAGKTVHYKVLLQAIKERHLPEMDDAFVHNLGNELSSLEDLRKKIREDLEKEENRKGDLKLKEDLVDSLLSKTDFEVPEALVNREIQQMMMRIEQDLSRQGLSWEKAGLEPARLMERFRPPAQKMARKKLILEKIAQLESLSVSQEEIEAELGRIAANVNQSVNLVREIYNKNNLLPDMSQQLLEEKTLNFLQEHATIQS